The genomic region GCTCGGCTCTTCGCCGGGCTCACCATCGCGGTCCTGCCGGTGCTGGCGGTCTACGTCGCCTTCCAGCGTCAGGTGCAGTCCGGGCTCACGGCGGGCCAGCTCAAGTGAGGTGCGCCCGTTGACCGGTAGGAAATCTCCTACCTATTGTGGTCGGCATGACCGTGACCCATCTGCAACTGATCTCCGTTCCGGTGCGTGACCAGGACCGGGCCCGCGACTTCTACGTCGACGTGCTCGGCTTCGATCTTCAGGCGGACAACCCGATGGGCCCCGACCAGCGCTGGGTGCAGGTCGGCCCGAAGGGGGCGGCCACCGCGCTCACCCTGGTGACCTGGTTCCCGACGATGCTGCCGGGCTCGCTCAAGGGTCTCGTGCTGGAGACCGACGACCTGGAGGCCGACGTGGCGGCGCTCGGCGCCCGGGGCGTCGTCTTCGCCGACGGCGGCATCCAGGACGCGCCCTGGGGTCGGTACGCCACCTTCGACGACCCGGACGGCAACGGCATCGTGCTCCAGGCCACCGCCCGTGGCTGAGCCGGACGTCTTCGCGGCGCTGGCCAACCCGACCCGGCGTGAGCTGCTCCGGCTGCTGCTGGACCAGGGCGAGCAGCCGGTGCAGCGGCTGGCCGACCACTTCGACATGCGCCGGCCCAGCCTGTCCGAGCACCTGCGGGTGCTCAAGGACGCCGGCCTGGTGGTCGAG from Micromonospora sp. WMMD812 harbors:
- a CDS encoding VOC family protein, encoding MTVTHLQLISVPVRDQDRARDFYVDVLGFDLQADNPMGPDQRWVQVGPKGAATALTLVTWFPTMLPGSLKGLVLETDDLEADVAALGARGVVFADGGIQDAPWGRYATFDDPDGNGIVLQATARG
- a CDS encoding metalloregulator ArsR/SmtB family transcription factor, whose product is MAEPDVFAALANPTRRELLRLLLDQGEQPVQRLADHFDMRRPSLSEHLRVLKDAGLVVEQPAGRQRLYSLRPEPLREVADWLGPYERFWRGRLTALRDVLAELPDE